A part of Escherichia marmotae genomic DNA contains:
- a CDS encoding LutC/YkgG family protein, which yields MDNRSEFLNNIAQALGRPLRLEPQAEDVPLNNYANERLTELNQQQRCDAFIQFASDVMLTRCELTSEAQAAEAALRLCKELGDQSVVISGDSRLEELGISERLQQECNAIVWDPAKGVENISQAEQAKVGVVYAEYGLTESGGVVLFSAAERGRSLSLLPESSIFILRKSTILPRVAQLAEKLHQKAQAGERMPSCINIISGPSSTADIELIKVVGVHGPVKAVYLIIEDC from the coding sequence ATGGATAATCGTAGCGAATTTTTGAACAACATTGCTCAGGCTCTGGGGCGCCCGTTGCGACTCGAACCGCAAGCAGAAGATGTGCCGCTTAACAACTATGCTAACGAGCGGCTTACTGAACTTAATCAGCAGCAGCGCTGTGATGCGTTCATCCAGTTTGCCAGCGATGTCATGTTGACGCGTTGTGAACTGACCAGCGAGGCGCAGGCTGCAGAAGCCGCATTACGCCTGTGTAAAGAGTTGGGAGATCAGTCTGTTGTGATTAGCGGTGACTCGCGACTGGAGGAACTGGGGATCAGCGAACGTTTACAGCAGGAATGTAATGCCATTGTTTGGGACCCGGCGAAAGGTGTAGAGAATATCTCTCAGGCGGAGCAGGCGAAAGTTGGCGTTGTGTATGCTGAATATGGCTTAACAGAGTCGGGAGGCGTGGTACTTTTTTCCGCTGCCGAGCGCGGGCGTTCGTTGAGCCTGCTACCGGAGTCCTCTATTTTTATTCTGCGTAAAAGCACCATCTTGCCGCGAGTGGCACAACTTGCAGAAAAATTGCATCAGAAAGCGCAGGCCGGTGAACGTATGCCATCCTGCATTAACATCATCAGTGGCCCCAGTTCAACAGCGGACATTGAGCTTATCAAAGTCGTTGGAGTTCATGGCCCGGTGAAAGCGGTATACCTGATTATTGAGGATTGCTGA
- a CDS encoding ankyrin repeat domain-containing protein — MSIKNLPADYLLAALQGDIDKLKTCLALGVDINTCDRQGKTAITLASLYQQYACVQALIDSGADINKQDHTCLNPFLMSCLNDDLTLLRIILPAKPDLNCVTRFGGVGLTPACEKGHLSIVKELLTHTDINVNQTNHVGWTPLLEAIVLNDGGIKQQAIVQLLLEHGASPHLTDKYGKTPLELARERGFEEIAQLLIAAGA, encoded by the coding sequence ATGAGTATAAAAAATCTACCTGCCGACTATTTATTGGCTGCCCTACAAGGTGATATCGATAAATTAAAAACCTGCCTTGCGCTGGGTGTCGATATTAATACCTGCGATCGCCAGGGGAAAACGGCAATTACGCTGGCAAGTTTATATCAGCAATATGCATGTGTGCAGGCGTTAATTGATTCCGGTGCAGATATTAACAAACAAGATCATACCTGCTTAAATCCTTTTTTAATGAGTTGCCTGAACGATGATTTAACGCTACTACGAATTATTTTACCGGCTAAACCCGATCTTAATTGCGTCACCCGTTTTGGCGGTGTCGGCCTGACGCCAGCCTGTGAAAAAGGCCATTTAAGTATTGTGAAAGAGCTTTTGACGCATACGGATATTAACGTCAACCAGACCAATCATGTTGGCTGGACGCCGCTACTGGAAGCGATTGTGCTTAATGATGGCGGGATTAAACAACAGGCGATTGTCCAGTTATTACTGGAACACGGTGCCAGCCCGCATCTGACAGATAAATATGGCAAAACACCGCTGGAACTGGCGCGGGAACGCGGTTTTGAAGAGATTGCGCAGTTGCTGATTGCCGCAGGCGCATAA
- a CDS encoding DUF2877 domain-containing protein, which produces MWALTADADFLAQRGEGQVEQVFARAVNIALPAHQQLLTLLCEEYDNAPNSCRLALTHFDGLFRHGDKVQFDDHGVTVGQHIHIDKRCCQRWLSPVLQLTTENFHFIAWQQWHDIIHQHLGENETLFNYCGDNPFYQALNKELQIKRRRVIQALSDKQNIASAVANMMGLGIGLTPSADDYLTGLALVLFISGHPTEKYKGEFYRGLQCGRNNTTLLSAITLEAALQQRCRENIHYFIYDIIYSVPGNSTQAIEKIKHIGSSSGCDMLYGMADGCALSQTYGGNYVS; this is translated from the coding sequence GTGTGGGCGCTAACTGCGGATGCGGATTTTCTGGCGCAGCGGGGAGAAGGTCAGGTTGAACAGGTCTTTGCCAGAGCGGTAAACATTGCACTCCCGGCTCACCAACAGTTGCTGACGCTACTTTGTGAAGAGTACGACAATGCGCCAAACAGTTGTCGGTTGGCACTCACTCACTTTGATGGTCTGTTCCGTCATGGCGATAAGGTTCAGTTTGACGATCACGGGGTTACGGTTGGTCAACATATTCATATAGATAAGCGTTGTTGCCAGCGTTGGCTGTCTCCAGTACTGCAATTGACCACTGAGAATTTCCACTTTATCGCCTGGCAACAGTGGCACGACATTATTCATCAGCATCTGGGGGAAAATGAAACCCTGTTTAATTATTGCGGTGATAATCCGTTTTATCAGGCGTTAAATAAAGAGTTACAGATTAAAAGACGTCGTGTAATTCAGGCATTAAGCGATAAACAAAATATCGCATCAGCGGTCGCTAACATGATGGGGTTAGGGATTGGTCTGACACCTTCAGCCGATGATTATTTAACAGGTCTGGCGCTTGTTTTATTTATTTCCGGACATCCGACAGAAAAATACAAAGGGGAATTTTATCGCGGCCTGCAATGCGGCAGAAATAACACTACGTTATTAAGTGCCATAACGTTAGAAGCGGCATTGCAACAACGTTGTCGGGAAAATATTCATTATTTTATTTACGACATTATTTATAGCGTCCCTGGGAACTCAACTCAGGCAATAGAAAAGATTAAACATATTGGCTCCAGTTCCGGCTGCGACATGCTGTATGGCATGGCCGATGGTTGTGCGCTGAGTCAAACCTACGGAGGGAATTATGTCAGTTAA
- a CDS encoding DUF1097 domain-containing protein: MNGLTATGITVGICAGLWQLVSSHVGLSQGWDLLGTTGFVAFCSFYAAGGGKSGFIKSLAVNYSGMVWAFFAALASGWLASVSGLSGFWASVITTIPFSAVVVWQGRFWLLSFIPGGFLGMTLFFASGMNWTVTLLGFLAGNCVGIISEYSGQKLSEATTKSGGC, translated from the coding sequence ATGAACGGACTCACTGCAACGGGTATTACCGTCGGTATTTGTGCAGGGCTTTGGCAGTTAGTGTCTTCACATGTCGGGCTTTCTCAAGGATGGGATTTATTAGGAACAACAGGCTTCGTCGCCTTTTGCAGTTTTTATGCCGCAGGCGGCGGTAAATCGGGGTTTATCAAGAGTCTGGCAGTCAATTATTCCGGGATGGTGTGGGCATTTTTCGCTGCACTGGCTTCCGGCTGGCTGGCCTCTGTGAGTGGGCTTTCCGGATTCTGGGCAAGCGTGATTACCACCATTCCCTTCTCGGCGGTGGTGGTCTGGCAAGGGCGTTTCTGGTTACTGTCATTCATTCCCGGTGGATTTCTTGGCATGACGCTGTTTTTTGCCAGCGGGATGAACTGGACAGTAACGCTACTGGGTTTTCTGGCGGGTAATTGCGTGGGGATAATTTCAGAATATAGCGGACAAAAATTAAGCGAAGCGACAACCAAAAGCGGCGGGTGTTAA
- a CDS encoding EAL domain-containing protein produces the protein MASHDLSVFLEEFGATVNLTLPGIVSEKERLLLKLLMEGMSVTEISQYRNRSAKTISHQKKQLYEKLGIQSDITFWRDIFFQYHPQVTTGAGNKNNFYIPDNRCHHIVTPEAISLALENHEFKPWIQPVFCAQTGVLTGCEVLVRWEHPQTGIIPPDQFIPLAESSGLIVIITRQLMKQTADILAPVKHLLPDNFHIGINVSAGCFLASGFEKECLNLVKKLGNDKIKLVLELTERNPIPVTPEARAIFDSLHRHNITFALDDFGTGYATYRYLQAFPVDFIKIDKSFVQMASVDEISGHIVDNIVELARKPGLNIVAEGGETQEQADLMIGKGVHFLQGYLFSPPVPGDKFISEWVMKAGG, from the coding sequence ATGGCTTCGCATGATTTGAGTGTTTTTTTGGAAGAGTTCGGGGCAACGGTTAATTTGACGTTGCCTGGTATTGTGTCCGAAAAAGAACGGCTTTTACTGAAGCTGCTAATGGAGGGGATGTCGGTTACAGAAATCTCACAGTACAGAAATCGTAGTGCAAAGACAATTTCACATCAAAAGAAGCAACTGTATGAGAAATTAGGCATCCAGAGCGATATTACCTTCTGGCGAGATATCTTTTTCCAATATCATCCACAGGTTACGACGGGGGCAGGAAATAAAAATAATTTTTATATTCCTGACAACCGTTGTCACCATATTGTCACACCTGAGGCAATCAGTCTGGCGCTGGAAAACCATGAATTCAAACCGTGGATCCAACCTGTTTTCTGCGCACAGACAGGGGTACTGACTGGCTGTGAAGTGCTGGTTCGCTGGGAGCATCCGCAAACGGGAATTATTCCTCCGGATCAGTTTATTCCTCTGGCGGAATCATCCGGCTTGATTGTGATAATCACCCGTCAGTTGATGAAACAAACCGCGGATATTCTGGCACCAGTAAAACATTTGCTGCCGGATAATTTCCATATTGGTATTAACGTGTCCGCGGGTTGTTTCCTGGCATCCGGGTTTGAAAAGGAGTGTCTGAACCTGGTTAAGAAATTAGGCAACGATAAAATCAAACTGGTTCTCGAGTTGACGGAACGTAACCCAATTCCGGTAACGCCAGAAGCCAGAGCGATTTTTGACAGCCTGCATCGCCATAACATCACATTTGCTCTGGACGATTTTGGTACTGGTTATGCGACCTATCGTTACTTGCAGGCGTTCCCGGTCGATTTTATTAAGATCGATAAGTCGTTTGTGCAAATGGCCAGTGTGGACGAAATCTCCGGCCATATTGTGGATAATATTGTCGAACTGGCACGTAAGCCTGGTCTTAATATTGTGGCGGAAGGGGGTGAAACTCAGGAGCAGGCGGATTTAATGATCGGCAAAGGCGTTCACTTTTTGCAGGGCTATTTGTTCTCCCCGCCAGTACCGGGTGATAAATTTATCTCTGAATGGGTAATGAAAGCGGGTGGTTGA
- a CDS encoding LysR substrate-binding domain-containing protein — MNSIFTEENLLAFTTAARFGSFSKAAEELGLTTSAISYTIKRMETGLDVVLFTRNTRSIELTESGRYFFRKATDLLNDFHAIKRSIDTISQGIEARVRICINQLLYTPKHTARLLQVLKKQFPTCQITVTTEVYNGVWDAIINNQANIAIGAPDTLLDGGGIDYTEIGAIRWAFAIAPAHPLAFMPEPIAESQLRLYPNIMVEDTAHTINKKVGWLLHGQESILVPDFNTKCQCQILGEGIGFLPDYMVREAMAQSLLVTRQIHNPRQDSRMLLATQHSATGQVTQWIKKQFAPNGILTRIYQDLLHREN, encoded by the coding sequence ATGAACTCAATTTTTACCGAAGAAAATCTGCTGGCGTTTACCACCGCTGCACGTTTTGGCAGCTTCAGTAAAGCCGCAGAAGAGTTGGGTTTAACGACTTCCGCCATTAGCTACACCATCAAGCGAATGGAAACGGGGTTAGATGTGGTGCTGTTTACCCGCAACACCCGCAGCATTGAGCTAACGGAATCCGGGCGCTATTTTTTCCGCAAGGCCACCGACCTGCTGAATGATTTTCACGCTATTAAACGCAGTATCGATACTATTTCGCAAGGCATAGAAGCGCGGGTACGCATTTGTATTAATCAGCTACTTTATACACCCAAACACACCGCACGCTTATTGCAGGTACTGAAAAAGCAATTTCCCACCTGCCAGATTACCGTCACCACCGAAGTGTATAACGGTGTCTGGGACGCGATTATCAATAACCAGGCGAATATCGCCATTGGCGCGCCCGATACGCTACTGGACGGTGGCGGTATTGATTACACCGAGATTGGTGCGATTCGCTGGGCCTTTGCCATCGCCCCGGCTCATCCGTTAGCCTTCATGCCGGAGCCAATCGCTGAAAGTCAGTTACGTCTCTATCCCAATATCATGGTGGAAGACACCGCACATACGATTAATAAAAAAGTGGGCTGGTTGCTACACGGTCAGGAATCGATTCTGGTGCCAGATTTCAACACCAAATGTCAGTGCCAGATTCTGGGCGAAGGGATTGGTTTTTTGCCGGATTACATGGTTCGCGAAGCGATGGCGCAATCACTGCTGGTTACCCGCCAAATTCATAACCCGCGCCAGGATTCGCGCATGTTACTGGCAACCCAGCACTCCGCAACGGGTCAGGTGACGCAGTGGATTAAAAAACAATTTGCGCCAAATGGCATATTAACAAGGATCTATCAGGATTTACTGCATCGGGAGAATTAA